A region from the Altererythrobacter sp. H2 genome encodes:
- a CDS encoding glycerophosphodiester phosphodiesterase family protein produces MVALTMASVPVSAQVLVIAHRGASGERPEHTLAAYERGIDQGADYIEPDLVVTKDGVLVARHENEISETTDVASRTEFADRQRSKTIDGVLVTGWFAEDFTLAELRTLRARERLPGLRPQNVPFDGLWQVPTLEEVVRLVRAKEAETGRRIGIYPELKHPEFLLQSEGIDTVDLLLLELKRLGVTADDPVFIQSFEIAPLRRLKQRSGFRLVQLVSVDGGPADEPGMTYAEMISPTGLAAVAGYADAVGADMRLVIGSDGRPTALVADARAAGLDVHAWTLRKENAFLPPSLQGAGGEGARGCMETLFSMLAQTGVTGVFTDDPALAVAARGGKGCR; encoded by the coding sequence ATGGTTGCACTCACTATGGCTTCCGTTCCGGTTTCTGCTCAGGTGCTGGTGATCGCGCATCGCGGCGCCAGCGGCGAGCGGCCCGAGCACACGCTGGCCGCCTACGAGCGCGGTATTGACCAGGGCGCGGACTATATCGAGCCCGATCTGGTGGTGACGAAAGACGGCGTCCTGGTTGCCCGGCACGAGAACGAGATTTCGGAAACGACGGACGTCGCCAGCCGGACCGAATTTGCCGATCGCCAGCGCTCCAAGACCATCGATGGCGTGCTGGTGACCGGCTGGTTCGCGGAGGATTTCACCCTGGCCGAACTGCGCACCCTTCGCGCGCGGGAGCGCCTGCCCGGCCTGCGCCCGCAGAACGTGCCGTTTGACGGGCTGTGGCAGGTGCCGACGCTGGAAGAGGTGGTCAGGCTGGTCCGCGCCAAGGAAGCGGAAACCGGGCGCCGGATCGGGATCTATCCGGAACTCAAGCACCCGGAATTCCTGCTCCAGTCCGAAGGGATCGATACGGTTGATCTGCTGCTGCTGGAACTGAAGCGGCTGGGGGTGACGGCGGACGATCCGGTCTTCATCCAGAGTTTCGAAATCGCGCCCCTGCGGCGGCTGAAGCAGCGCAGCGGGTTCAGGCTGGTGCAACTGGTCTCGGTCGACGGCGGTCCCGCCGATGAGCCGGGCATGACCTATGCCGAGATGATCAGCCCGACCGGGCTCGCCGCTGTGGCCGGATATGCCGATGCGGTCGGCGCGGACATGCGGCTGGTGATCGGCAGTGACGGCAGGCCGACTGCGCTGGTGGCCGATGCCCGCGCCGCGGGGCTGGACGTCCACGCCTGGACCCTGCGCAAGGAAAACGCCTTCCTCCCGCCAAGCCTGCAGGGTGCAGGCGGGGAGGGCGCACGCGGGTGCATGGAAACGCTGTTTTCCATGCTCGCCCAGACGGGAGTCACGGGTGTCTTTACCGATGATCCCGCCCTGGCTGTGGCGGCGCGCGGCGGGAAAGGCTGCCGCTAA
- the ubiG gene encoding bifunctional 2-polyprenyl-6-hydroxyphenol methylase/3-demethylubiquinol 3-O-methyltransferase UbiG has product MTDATTHTRSNSTGATTIRPEEAAHFGQLAREWWDPKGSSAMLHRLNPVRLGFLRDAIDWHWALSPASGKPLAGKSALDVGCGAGLLCEPLARLGASVTGVDAAPENVAAAAAHAEGSGLDVRYMAGEVGALDIGQFDLVTAMEVIEHVADKRAFIAALAARLAPGGLLVLSTPNRTAKSRLLMVGGAETLGLIPRGTHHWEDFITPEELADMLGEAGFAVGAMQGIAFSPARGLHLSADLSLNYILSATRAD; this is encoded by the coding sequence ATGACCGATGCAACCACGCACACGCGTAGCAATTCTACAGGCGCCACAACCATCCGCCCGGAAGAGGCCGCCCATTTCGGCCAGCTGGCGCGCGAATGGTGGGATCCGAAGGGTTCCTCGGCCATGCTCCACCGCCTGAACCCGGTGCGGCTGGGCTTCCTGCGCGACGCGATCGACTGGCACTGGGCCCTGTCCCCCGCCTCCGGCAAGCCGCTCGCTGGCAAGAGCGCGCTCGATGTCGGCTGCGGCGCAGGATTGCTGTGCGAGCCGCTGGCCCGGCTCGGTGCGAGTGTGACCGGGGTTGACGCCGCGCCGGAAAATGTCGCCGCCGCCGCTGCCCATGCCGAAGGTTCCGGGCTCGATGTGCGCTACATGGCAGGCGAGGTCGGTGCGCTCGACATTGGCCAGTTCGACCTCGTCACCGCGATGGAGGTGATCGAACACGTTGCTGACAAGCGCGCGTTCATCGCCGCGCTGGCGGCACGGCTGGCTCCCGGCGGATTGCTGGTCCTCTCCACCCCCAACCGGACCGCGAAGAGCCGCCTGCTGATGGTGGGCGGGGCCGAGACGCTGGGCCTGATCCCGCGCGGAACACACCACTGGGAAGACTTCATCACGCCCGAGGAACTGGCCGACATGCTGGGGGAAGCCGGTTTTGCCGTCGGCGCAATGCAGGGCATCGCCTTCTCGCCCGCGCGCGGGCTGCACCTCTCAGCCGACCTGTCGCTCAACTACATCCTGTCGGCAACCCGAGCCGATTAA
- a CDS encoding aspartate kinase yields MARIVMKFGGTSMAGTERIRRVAQIVRRQQAAGHEVAVVVSAMAGETDRLVNFCREANPLYDPAEYDVVVASGEQVTSGLLALTLQALGCKARSWLGWQLPIRTIEAHAKARVDEIDAEALIASMQAGEIAVIPGFQGVSAAGRVTTLGRGGSDTSAVAVAAAIKADRCDIYTDVDGVYTTDPRIVAKAKKQKAVTYEEMLELASVGAKVLQTRSVSLAMKEGVRVQVLSSFLGDDAVPADELPGTMIVSEEEMDQLVEKGDMERQLVTGIAHDKNEAKVILTRVPDRPGAVANIFEPLAAASINVDMIIQNVGRDKGETDVTFTVPQADLARAQALLEDKRDVIGFNRIITDSKIAKISVVGVGMKSHAGVASTMFRALSDRGINIQAISTSEIKVSVMIDEDETELAVRVLHTAYGLDAADEAA; encoded by the coding sequence TTGGCCCGTATCGTGATGAAATTTGGCGGCACATCGATGGCCGGGACCGAGCGCATTCGGCGCGTGGCCCAGATCGTGCGCCGCCAGCAGGCCGCCGGACACGAGGTCGCGGTGGTCGTTTCGGCCATGGCAGGCGAGACCGACCGGCTGGTGAACTTCTGCCGCGAGGCCAACCCGCTCTATGATCCGGCTGAGTATGACGTGGTGGTGGCGAGCGGCGAGCAGGTCACCTCCGGCCTGCTCGCGCTCACCCTGCAAGCCCTGGGGTGCAAGGCGCGGAGCTGGCTCGGCTGGCAATTGCCGATCCGCACGATCGAGGCCCATGCCAAGGCCCGGGTGGACGAAATCGATGCCGAAGCGCTGATCGCCTCGATGCAGGCAGGCGAGATCGCGGTCATCCCCGGATTCCAGGGCGTATCTGCCGCAGGCCGGGTGACGACGCTGGGGCGCGGCGGGTCGGATACAAGCGCGGTCGCCGTGGCCGCTGCCATCAAGGCTGACCGGTGCGACATCTACACCGATGTCGACGGGGTCTATACCACCGATCCGCGCATCGTCGCCAAGGCGAAGAAGCAGAAGGCGGTGACGTACGAGGAAATGCTCGAACTGGCTTCGGTAGGGGCCAAGGTGCTCCAGACCCGCTCGGTCAGCCTGGCGATGAAGGAAGGGGTGCGCGTGCAGGTGCTCTCCAGCTTCCTGGGCGACGATGCCGTGCCTGCCGACGAACTGCCCGGCACGATGATCGTGTCGGAAGAGGAAATGGACCAATTGGTGGAGAAGGGCGACATGGAACGCCAGCTTGTGACCGGGATCGCGCACGACAAGAACGAGGCCAAGGTCATCCTCACCCGGGTGCCCGACCGGCCCGGCGCGGTCGCCAACATCTTCGAACCGCTCGCCGCCGCGAGCATCAATGTCGACATGATCATCCAGAACGTCGGCCGCGACAAGGGCGAGACCGACGTGACCTTCACTGTGCCGCAGGCGGATCTTGCCCGCGCGCAGGCGCTGCTGGAGGACAAGCGCGACGTGATCGGGTTCAACCGGATCATCACCGACAGCAAGATCGCCAAGATCAGCGTGGTCGGCGTCGGCATGAAAAGCCATGCGGGCGTCGCCAGCACCATGTTCCGCGCGCTGTCCGACCGGGGCATCAACATCCAGGCCATCTCCACCAGCGAGATCAAGGTCAGCGTGATGATCGACGAGGACGAAACCGAACTCGCCGTCCGCGTGCTGCACACCGCCTATGGCCTCGATGCTGCGGATGAGGCGGCCTGA